Proteins co-encoded in one Uloborus diversus isolate 005 chromosome 9, Udiv.v.3.1, whole genome shotgun sequence genomic window:
- the LOC129230141 gene encoding uncharacterized protein LOC129230141 translates to MLHGEHLFKCCERHYQLYRFDARVLQLRAVEYNTNSLTTAVTTTTTTVTTTATTPHILRIAPAYPIIERPPPFDEDESQDRLIIDTDALSDSFRQQDEEEERQSNVLIEFPPTPCPVQSPVMKMEQEENLSPPTPCPVQPPVMKMERQEEELSPPTPCPVPTPVMKMEREQDDEMEIDIAQIEIRCNREESETLPQIPVPREEEEEPSTSGDVFNRYSMRIKSSNPLIPTYFKEVTENLSDLTKEEEKKPKGHPEWILDEEDEKEENWIEFCYNRK, encoded by the exons ATGCTCCATGGTGAACACTTATTCAAATGCTGTGAAAGACATTACCAACTCTACCGGTTTGATGCTCGAGTGCTGCAATTGCGAGCCGTAGAGTATAATACCAATTCTCTTACTACTGCtgttactactactactactactgttACTACTACTGCTACGACCCCTCACATTTTGCGTATAGCTCCCGCATACCCGATCATTGAACGACCTCCGCCTTTCGACGAAGATGAATCTCAGGACAGACTGATTATCGACACCGATGCATTATCCGATTCGTTTAGACAACAAGATGAAGAAGAAGAACGACAATCGAACGTATTGATCGAATTTCCACCCACTCCTTGTCCAGTGCAGTCGCCCGTAATGAAAATGGAACAAGAGGAGAACTTATCACCACCTACTCCTTGCCCAGTGCAGCCGCCCGTAATGAAAATGGAACGACAAGAAGAAGAATTATCACCACCCACTCCTTGCCCAGTGCCGACTCCCGTAATGAAAATGGAACGAGAACAAGACGACGAAATGGAGATTGATATAGCACAAATAGAAATTCGATGTAACAGAGAGGAATCCGAAACTCTACCACAGATTCCCGTTCCccgagaagaagaagaagaacccTCAACCTCCGGAGACGTTTTTAATAGGTACTCAATGAGAATCAAATCATCTAACCCATTGATACCCACCTATTTTAAAGAAG TCACCGAAAATCTTTCTGACTTGACAAAGGAAGAGGAGAAGAAACCGAAAGGTCACCCCGAATGGATTCTCGACGAAGaagatgaaaaagaagaaaactggaTTGAATTTTGTTACAATCGAAAATAG